One Labilithrix sp. genomic window, CTCAAGGGCCGCGCCCTCTCCCTCGTCGGCCGCTGCGACCCCCGCGGTGAGCTCGAGTACAACATGGTCCTCGGCGATTACCGTGCCGAGAGCGTCCATACCTACCTCGCCCGCCTCGGCGTGGATCCTGCTGCGATGGCAAAGACGACACGCGGCGACCTCGACGCCGAGGGTAAGGATGAAGAAGGCTGGCAGCGCGACCGCCGCGTCGACCTGAGCCTCCAGCCCGCCAAGCGTTGAAGACGGAATTGCCACCGGCGCGCGCGCGTCTTCTATAGGTACCCGGTCCATCCCTTGATAGGATGTCCCGGCCGCTCATGGAAGCCGCGGAGAGCTCGCTTTTTCCTGGTTATCGGCTCGATCGCTACGAGCTATTGTGCCCGATCGCGTCGGGCGGGATGGCGAGCGTCTGGCTCGCGCGGCTCCGCGGCAAGCGTGGCTTCGAGAAGCTCTTCGCGATCAAGACGATCAAGACCGAGCTCATCAGCGATCCCAACTACCAGCAGATGTTCCTCGACGAGGCGCGCATCGCGTCGCGCATCGTCCACCCGAACGTCGCGCAGATCCTCGAGCTCGGCGAAGAGAACGACATCCTCTTCCTCGTCATGGAATGGGTCGACGGCGACTCGCTCGCGAAGGTCCATCGCCTCTCGCTGAAGCAGAACACGCCGTTCCCGGCGCCGATGTGCCTCCGCATCGTCGCGGACATCTGCTCCGGCCTCCACGCCGCGCACCAGCTCAAGGACGCGGCGACGGGCGAGCTCCTCGGCGTCGTCCATCGTGACGTCTCCCCGCAAAACGTCCTCCTCTCGAACGAGGGCAACGCGAAGGTCATCGACTTCGGCCTCGTGAAGGCGAAAAACCGCACCTCGGCGGAGACCGAGTCCGGCATCGTCAAAGGCAAGATCCGCTACATGGCGCCGGAGCAGGTCGGCGGCCGCTCGTCGTCGATCGATCACCGCGCCGACGTCTGGGCGGCGGGGATGTGCCTGCTCGAGCTCGTCACCGGCAAGCAGCCCTACCCCGACCTCGACGACCTCGACGTCGTGAAGAAGCTCATGACGCCGGCGGCGGCGCCCGACCTCCCGGACGACCTCCCCGACGCGGTGCGGGGCGTGCTCCAGCGCGCCCTCGTCCACACGCGCGAGGAGCGCTTCGCGTCGTGCGCGCAGATGAAGCGCGCGATCGATCAGGCGATCATCGAGCTCGGCGAGGCGATCGATCCCGACGACATCTCGAGCTTCGTGAAGGAGAACCTCCCCGACCTCTCGTCGAAGCGAGCGCGCACGATCGCGCGCGCGATCGAGCAGGCCGACTCGCGCGCGCCGGGCGAGACGGGGAGCAACGCGAAGTACAGCGTCCCGACGTCGCCTTCGAGCACCCCCGCGCTCGAGTCCGGCGAGATCGCCTTCGCCGCGACCGAGGTCTCGCAGCGCAACCCGCAGCCGGTCTACGACGACGCCGTTCCATTGACGCGCAAGGTCCGCACCGGCTCGAGTCCCGCGATCGAGCCGATCGAACAGATCGAGAGCGACTCCGATCGCTCGATCTCGAACCTCGGCGCGAGCCGCTCGACGCCAGGCTCGCTCCTCCGCGATCAGCTCGGCGAGTCGAAGGGCCGCCGCAGCAGCGTCGGCTTCTGGATCGCCGCCGCCGTCGTCGCCGCCGCCGGCGGCTGGGTCCTCTGGCCGCGCAACCACCCGCCGCCGACCACGGGCGACACGACGCCCGCGTCCGCCGCCGTATCCACGACTCCCCCACCTTCCGCGGTTCCGGTAGATACGACGGATTTGCCGCCTGCCAGCGGGCCCGCGACGTCCGCGTCCGCATCGCCGGTCGACGTCGACCTCGAGCTGCCTCCCAACGCCTCTGCGCCGGACGCGGGGCCGAAGAAACACGTCACCGCGCCCGCCAGCGGACCCGCGGCGCCCGTCGCGAAGGCGGCCGAGGTCGACGCGGGGGAGAAGAAGAAGTTCAACCCCGCGTGGTCGATCCTGACGAACCCGCCGCCGGGCGTGCTCTCGTCCGATCCCGACGCGCCTCCGCCTCCGCCGAAGGCCGAGTAGCGAGCGCGCTACTCGTTCGACTGGATGCAATAGAGGCGCTTCCGCTCGTCGCACGTCGCCGTCCCCGCCGAGCTCCACTTCGCGGCGCACGGCGCCTGGTCGCACCCGACGACGCCGAAGGTGCCGCGTAGCGCGTTGGACGTCCACTGCCCGCAGTCGTCGGGCGACGCGAACGCGAGCGGCGTCAGCCCCGTCCAGACCGTCGCCGTGTCGGGGAGCGCCATCCCCTTCAGCGTCACGTTGATGGGTCGACGCAGCGTGAGCTGTCCGCGCTGGAAGTCGACGAAGCGTGACACGACGATGACGCCGTCGACCCGCCGGTATGGTTGACCCGCGAACGGGACGATCCGCTTGTCCGGCGTGTCGTTCGGCGGCACCGTCGCCGCGACCCACGCGCGGAACCGCGCGCCGGCGCCGATGAGCCCCGCCGCCGTGCCGGCGAGACGCTGGCACTCGCCGTCCACCGCGGACGTGCCCGAGGCGGTGACGTCGTCGTGAAAGTCGCCGCTGTACGTCTCGTCGGTGATGAACACGAGCGGATCGCACGTCCCCGCCGTGCAGAACCCGGTCGGACAGCCCGCGACGGTGCAAGGCACGGAGCCGTCGATGTCGCGGTCGGGATCGCCGTGCCCCGCGTCCTCCAGCCCCGCGTCGGCCGCATCGGCCGCGTCGGCCGCGTCGGCCGCGTCGGCCGCGTCGGCCGCGTCGGCGGTGCGAGATGCTTCGTCGCTCGCGTCCGCGCCGTCGATCGGCTCGACCCCGACCGCGCCGTCGCCGGAGCGCGGGATCGCGTCGGCGACGGCGCCGTCGGCCTGCGCGGCGCCCGCCGGCGCGTCGTCGCCCAGCGTGAGGAACGTCCCGCACGCCGCGGTGGAGGCGACCGCGGCGACGGCGAGCAGCCGGTGGGCCGAGCGACGGCACATGCGCATGCATCCTAACGCATGCGCTAACGCATGCGCATGCATACGATCGGCGCGAGCTCGGAGCGCCAGCGGCGCGCGAG contains:
- a CDS encoding protein kinase: MEAAESSLFPGYRLDRYELLCPIASGGMASVWLARLRGKRGFEKLFAIKTIKTELISDPNYQQMFLDEARIASRIVHPNVAQILELGEENDILFLVMEWVDGDSLAKVHRLSLKQNTPFPAPMCLRIVADICSGLHAAHQLKDAATGELLGVVHRDVSPQNVLLSNEGNAKVIDFGLVKAKNRTSAETESGIVKGKIRYMAPEQVGGRSSSIDHRADVWAAGMCLLELVTGKQPYPDLDDLDVVKKLMTPAAAPDLPDDLPDAVRGVLQRALVHTREERFASCAQMKRAIDQAIIELGEAIDPDDISSFVKENLPDLSSKRARTIARAIEQADSRAPGETGSNAKYSVPTSPSSTPALESGEIAFAATEVSQRNPQPVYDDAVPLTRKVRTGSSPAIEPIEQIESDSDRSISNLGASRSTPGSLLRDQLGESKGRRSSVGFWIAAAVVAAAGGWVLWPRNHPPPTTGDTTPASAAVSTTPPPSAVPVDTTDLPPASGPATSASASPVDVDLELPPNASAPDAGPKKHVTAPASGPAAPVAKAAEVDAGEKKKFNPAWSILTNPPPGVLSSDPDAPPPPPKAE